From one Humulus lupulus chromosome 8, drHumLupu1.1, whole genome shotgun sequence genomic stretch:
- the LOC133796964 gene encoding EG45-like domain containing protein translates to MMMSYNIYSRAFSCKFSLKPKKMRNKTWPRPRPLLFILIVLFVLHSNLHTVHGDVGTSAQYSPPYLPTACYDSDSSQFPSSNLFAAAGDGIWDNGASCGRQYQVRCISAAQPGTCIPDKTILIKIVDYAGSLVSSPSATGTTMVLSQTGFGAIADSTASSINIEFQQV, encoded by the exons ATGATGATGAGCTACAATATTTATTCCCGAGCCTTTTCTTGTAAATTTTCATTAAAGCCCAAAAAAATGAGAAACAAAACTTGGCCTCGGCCACGGCCATTGCTATTCATTCTTATTGTATTGTTCGTGTTACATAGTAATCTCCATACCGTTCATGGTGACGTCGGCACCTCAGCTCAGTACTCTCCTCCCTATCTCC CGACGGCGTGTTACGACAGCGACTCGTCGCAATTTCCGTCGAGTAATTTGTTTGCGGCGGCCGGAGATGGGATCTGGGACAATGGGGCCTCGTGCGGGAGACAGTACCAAGTTAGGTGCATCAGCGCAGCCCAACCGGGAACTTGTATCCCGGATAAGACTATCCTTATCAAGATTGTGGATTACGCGGGTTCGCTGGTTTCCAGTCCCTCCGCCACAGGGACAACCATGGTTTTGTCCCAAACCGGGTTCGGTGCCATTGCCGATTCAACGGCTTCGTCTATCAATATTGAATTTCAGCA GGTATGA